The Methanolacinia petrolearia DSM 11571 genome has a segment encoding these proteins:
- a CDS encoding magnesium transporter CorA family protein: MIEIYKSNPEESAVIKIDQPEKNCWINLTHPSGDEIGKIASELQIPADFLAAALDEEERPRLEYEDGVSLILIDIPRETESDMPYLYDTLPLGIIIKQDHVVTICLSESPIIRQFIDGRIKSFFTSKKTRFLFLILYQTAKQYLKYLRIIDRKSTEFEEVLKKSIRNEALLTLMNLQKSLVFFSTSLKSNEIVLEKIMKSSPIQFYEEDVELLDDVIIENKQAIEMANIYTTILTGTMDAFASIINNNMNAIIKILASITIILSIPTIVTSFFGMNVGLPLQQNPLAYIYIILFAAIICFCLGYILKKKDFL; encoded by the coding sequence ATGATTGAGATCTACAAATCAAACCCGGAAGAATCCGCCGTCATCAAGATCGATCAGCCTGAAAAGAACTGCTGGATCAATCTTACCCACCCTTCGGGAGACGAAATAGGAAAGATCGCCTCTGAGCTGCAGATTCCGGCCGACTTTCTCGCCGCAGCCCTTGATGAAGAGGAAAGACCGCGTCTCGAATACGAAGACGGCGTTTCGCTCATATTAATCGATATCCCCCGCGAGACCGAAAGCGACATGCCGTACCTGTATGACACGCTCCCTCTCGGGATAATAATCAAGCAGGACCATGTCGTCACAATATGCCTCTCCGAGTCCCCCATCATCAGGCAGTTCATCGACGGGAGGATCAAATCGTTTTTCACCAGTAAAAAGACGAGATTTCTCTTCCTGATTCTATACCAAACCGCAAAACAATACCTGAAATACCTCAGGATAATAGACAGGAAAAGCACGGAATTCGAAGAGGTGCTGAAAAAATCAATCCGCAACGAAGCCCTGCTCACGCTCATGAACCTGCAGAAGAGTCTCGTATTCTTCTCGACATCCCTGAAATCAAACGAGATCGTGCTTGAAAAGATCATGAAATCGAGCCCGATACAGTTCTACGAAGAAGATGTCGAACTCCTCGACGATGTCATCATCGAGAACAAGCAGGCGATCGAGATGGCGAACATCTACACGACAATCCTCACCGGAACCATGGACGCGTTCGCCTCGATAATCAATAACAACATGAATGCGATCATAAAAATACTGGCATCGATCACTATCATCCTATCGATACCGACCATCGTCACCAGCTTCTTCGGGATGAACGTCGGCCTCCCGCTACAGCAGAATCCGCTCGCCTATATATACATCATACTATTTGCCGCGATAATCTGCTTCTGTCTCGGTTATATCCTGAAGAAGAAAGATTTCCTGTAA